One stretch of Glycine soja cultivar W05 chromosome 7, ASM419377v2, whole genome shotgun sequence DNA includes these proteins:
- the LOC114420060 gene encoding sucrose nonfermenting 4-like protein — MFSPSMDSARDASGVAGTVLIPMRFVWPYGGRSVYLSGSFTRWSELLQMSPVEGCPTVFQVIHSLIPGHHQYKFFVDGEWRHDDHQPCVSGEYGIVNTVLLATDPNIVPVLTPEIVSGSNMDVDNEAFRCMVRLTDSTLNNVLLPRISDVDIQTSRQRISAFLSMSTAYELLPESGKVVTLDVDLPVKQAFHILHEQGIPVAPLWDICKGQFVGVLSALDFILIIRELGNHGSNLTEEELETHTISAWKGGKWTGFTQCFIRAGPYDNLKEIAVKILQNGISTVPIIHSEDGSFPQLLHLASLSGILKCICRYFRNCSSSLPILQLPICAIPVGTWVPKIGESNRRPLAMLRPNASLTSALNLLVQAQVSSIPIVDDSDSLLDIYCRSDITALAKDRTYTHINLDEMTVHQALQLGQDSYNTYELRSQRCQMCLRTDSLHKVMERLANPGVRRLVIVEAGSKRVEGIIALSDIFNFFLGYNS, encoded by the exons ATGTTCAGTCCAAGCATGGATTCTGCAAGGGATGCGAGTGGTGTGGCAGGGACCGTGCTCATTCCCATGCGGTTTGTGTGGCCATACGGAGGAAGAAGTGTGTATCTAAGTGGTTCTTTCACACG GTGGTCTGAACTTCTACAAATGTCGCCAGTGGAAGGTTGCCCAACTGTGTTTCAAGTTATTCATAGCTTGATCCCTGGTCATCATCAG TACAAGTTTTTTGTTGATGGAGAATGGCGGCATGATGACCATCAACCTTGTGTATCTGGAGAATATGGGATAGTTAACACTGTTTTATTGGCTACTGATCCTAATATTGTACCTGTTTTAACTCCAGAAATAGTTTCTGGATCTAACATGGATGTGGACAATGAGGCTTTTCGATGCATG GTCCGATTGACAGACAGTACATTAAATAATGTGTTATTACCAAGAATATCAGATGTTGATATACAGACCTCTCGTCAGCGTATTTCTGCATTCCTATCTATGAGTACAGCATATGAATTACTTCCCGAGTCAGGCAAG GTTGTTACCTTGGATGTTGATCTGCCTGTGAAACAGGCATTTCACATACTGCATGAGCAG GGAATTCCCGTCGCTCCTCTTTGGGACATCTGCAAGGGGCAGTTTGTTGGAGTTCTTAGTGccttggattttattttaattataagagaG CTCGGAAATCATGGGTCCAATCTAACAGAAGAGGAGCTTGAAACACATACCATATCAGCTTGGAAAGGAGGAAAGTGGACAGGATTTACACAATGTTTTATCCGT GCAGGGccatatgataatttgaaagaGATTGCTGTGAAGATCCTGCAAAATGGAATTTCAACAGTTCCTATTATTCATTCAGAAGATGGTTCATTTCCACAGCTACTACATCTTGCTTCACTTTCAGGAATCCTTAAAT gTATTTGCAGGTATTTTAGGAATTGTTCTAGTTCATTACCTATACTTCAACTTCCAATTTGTGCAATCCCTGTGGGGACGTGGGTGCCCAAAATTGGGGAATCAAATCGCCGGCCTCTAGCAATGTTGAGACCAAATGCTTCACTTACTTCAGCCCTAAACTTATTAGTTCAAG CTCAAGTAAGTTCAATACCAATAGTTGATGATAGTGACTCATTACTGGATATATATTGTCGAAG TGATATAACAGCTTTGGCAAAGGACAGAACTTACACACATATTAATCTTGATGAAATGACTGTTCATCAG GCATTGCAATTGGGCCAGGATTCTTACAATACTTACGAGCTGAGAAGTCAAAGATGTCAGATGTGTTTGCGAACTGATTCTCTGCATAAAGTGATGGAACGTTTGGCAAATCCAG GTGTGAGGCGGCTTGTAATTGTGGAAGCTGGCAGCAAGCGCGTAGAAGGCATCATAGCATTGAGTGACATATTCAACTTCTTCCTTGGTTATAACAGTTAG